A portion of the Lolium rigidum isolate FL_2022 chromosome 1, APGP_CSIRO_Lrig_0.1, whole genome shotgun sequence genome contains these proteins:
- the LOC124666469 gene encoding uncharacterized protein LOC124666469, protein MATGQPSDEKNPAPVPEKKAPLPKVVTLKKALNLAQTWVDKMSGPEPDELNDKDFEGRPSGLGLGARVAPNVKRAAPTDPVERRLIGKVNAQKRKSAEEEKRNTQEADEESDDDSGEPQGRTSACSKKRGLPSVTSLPLGKKAK, encoded by the exons ATGGCAACCGGGCAGCCGTCGGACGAGAAGAATCCGGCGCCGGTGCCGGAGAAGAAGGCCCCGCTCCCGAAGGTGGTCACGCTCAAGAAGGCCCTAAATTTG GCCCAGACATGGGTGGACAAAATGAGTGGGCCAGAGCCAGATGAACTGAACGATAAGGACTTTGAGGGTCGGCCATCAGG GCTTGGTCTTGGTGCTAGAGTGGCACCTAATGTGAAGCGTGCAGCTCCCACTGATCCGGTTGAGAGGAGGTTGATTGGAAAGGTGAATGCGCAGAAGAGGAAGTCTGCGGAGGAGGAGAAAAGAAACACTCAGGAGGCGGATGAGGAGAGCGATGATGATAGCGGTGAGCCGCAAGGTAGAACCAGTGCTTGTAGCAAGAAGAGGGGATTGCCTTCTGTTACTTCATTGCCGTTAGGGAAGAAGGCCAAGTGA